In Aspergillus nidulans FGSC A4 chromosome IV, a single window of DNA contains:
- a CDS encoding ubiquitin-conjugating enzyme E2 (transcript_id=CADANIAT00000488): MATKAAYKRLTREYQNIQKNPPPFIIAHPSESNILEWHYILTGPPGTPYENGQYWGTLMFPPEYPFAPPAIRMHTPSGRFQPSSRLCLSISDFHPKSFNPAWEVSTILIGLLSFMTSEEMTTGSVSATEAERRVLAARSRWWNSTGGGTHISATPGVTPTSRGINNVKAGDGGLKFRTEWPELDQENWKWLRENRIDTATGQLRPDPNASSSKCSPETSALRRRPNGSAPGIGAVMDGGNAAREVGQTWLQRNKIWVGLGLLFGYALIARLVQDVQG; the protein is encoded by the exons ATGGCTACAAAAGCAGCTTACAAAAGG CTCACTCGCGAGTATCAAAACATCCAGAAAAATCCCCCACCCTTCATTATCGCTCACCCGTCAGAGTCCAACATACTTGA GTGGCATTATATCCTCACTGGGCCCCCTGGGACCCCATACGAGAATGGACAATACTGGGGCACATTGATGTTCCCCCCCGAATATCCATTTGCCCCTCCTGCTATCCGCATGCACACTCCAAGCGGTCGATTCCAGCCGTCCTCCCGACTCTGTCTAAGCATCAGCGATTTTCACCCAAAGTCATTCAATCCGGCGTGGGAAGTTTCTACAATCCTCATCGGCCTACTTTCCTTTATGACTAGCGAGGAAATGACTACTGGGAGCGTGAGCGCAACGGAAGCGGAAAGGCGTGTTCTCGCTGCGCGCTCTAGATGGTGGAACTCTACGGGCGGAGGCACCCACATCAGCGCGACTCCCGGGGTGACGCCCACCTCGAGAGGTATCAACAATGTCAAAGCCGGTGACGGAGGCTTAAAGTTTCGCACTGAATGGCCAGAATTGGACCAAGAGAACTGGAAGTGGCTGAGAGAGAACCGTATTGACACTGCAACCGGGCAATTAAGACCCGATCCGAATGCCTCTTCGAGCAAGTGTTCTCCGGAAACTAGTGCGCTGCGCAGACGTCCGAACGGTAGTGCGCCGGGCATTGGGGCTGTAATGGATGGTGGTAACGCTGCCCGAGAAGTCGGTCAGACTTGGCTTCAACGTAACAAGATCTGGGTCGGTCTCGGACTCCTATTTGGGTATGCGCTTATTGCAAGGCTTGTCCAAGATGTTCAGGGTTAA